A region of Arabidopsis thaliana chromosome 5, partial sequence DNA encodes the following proteins:
- a CDS encoding Defensin-like (DEFL) family protein (Defensin-like (DEFL) family protein; Has 0 Blast hits to 0 proteins in 0 species (source: NCBI BLink).), giving the protein MKKYIQLSYKIQYKKAPKGFFRCRASNPNFCSRFKLYCILYIICYCLSSVRLYTTYGL; this is encoded by the coding sequence atgaaaaagtatattcaattgtcatacaagatacaatataaaaaagcaccaaaaggaTTTTTCCGCTGTCGGGCTTCGAACCCGAATTTTTGTTCCAGATTTAAGCTATACTGTATACTCTACATAATATGCTACTGCCTATCTTCTGTTCGACTTTATACTACATACGGACTGTAA